CAATTAATTTAATCATGGAAATGCTCCTATTCTTCTTCATACTCTCCAAATTTAACCGATGCCAAGCGCGAAACGCCAGAATCTTGCATCGTAACACCATATAAAACGTCCGCTTCTTCCATGGTTCCTTTTCTATGGGTAATGACGATAAATTGGGTCTCATTTTCAAATGAAGCTAAATACTTCCCAAAACGAACCACGTTTGCTTCGTCAAGTGCAGCTTCAACCTCATCCAAAATACAAAACGGTACCGGTGAAACTTCGATAATCGCAAATAATAAAGCAATGGCTGTAAAGGCCTTTTCTCCACCTGATAATAAACTCAGATGTTGTAACTTCTTGCCTGGTGGCTGAGCAATGATATCGATCCCGGTCTCAAGAATGTTGGATGCATCCGACATGGTAATCGTTGCCTTGCCTCCACCAAATAATTTAGGAAAGGTCTTTTCAAACTGTTCTTTAATCGCATTGAATGTCGTCATGAAGCGTTGCGATACTTCTTCATCCATATCTTCCATTGTCGTCAACAAGGACTGTCTGGCAGTCAATAAGTCCGTTTGTTGCTCACTCAGGAAGCCATGACGTTCAGAAATACGTTCATACTCTTCAATCGCAGCCATATTAATCGGCCCGAGTGCTTCAATCTCAACTTTCAACATATTGACGGCTTGTTTTGCTTCGGCAATCGGCAAACTTAGCGAATGATTGGCAATAGCAGACTCATAATTCATCCCGTATGCTTCAAGTAGGCGGTTCAAATGGTGATCGATAGAAGATTCTAGTCGCCCGGAATTACTTTCTAACTTCGCTAATTTCTCCAGAGCATTTTGAATCATTTCAGAAAGAGCATTCAACTCTTCTGTTTTCTCTTCAGAGTGCTCGTCCAAATCGTGTTTATTCGCACGTTTTTCTGCCGTGATTGTGTCAAGTTTTGCTTTAGTCGCTTGTGCTTCTTCTAAACTATGTAGCACATCTTCAACCGTTTGGAACTCACTGGATTCTTGTTGCGAGACGAGTTGGATGTTTTCTTCGATAGCTTTTATCGTGTTTTGCTCTTTTTCGATACTGGTTTGTACCGTTTCAATTTCACGATGCAACTGTTTCTCTTGTTCTTTCAAGACCGCAAGTTCTTGCTGTTTCAGTCCGAGCTCGGCCTGAATGCCTTGTAACAATTTCTGACGTTCTTCTTCGTTTAAGGTCGAATCAGACATATCCTGTTTCAAGCGCACTACTTGCTCCGCCAACACGTCCCTGGTGTCACGGGCTTCACGCAAGAGTTTCGTTACTTCTTCTTGTTGTTGCTTAATTTCTTTTAAATCAAATTCTTCAGCTGTATGTTCTTTTTTAAGCAAAGCCAAAACGCCTTGTTCCCGCGTTAAACTTTCTTGTGCTTTCTCAAGTTCAAAAGCACTTTGACGTGCTGTTTCTTGAAGCTGCTCTTTTTTCTTTTGGAAGCCGCTCACGTCAGCTTGAAGCGCATGATGCTGTTGTTCCAATTTTTTATAGACTGTTGTTTTTTCGTCGATATACGCAGTCAGTTTTTCAATGTTGTTTTTACGGCTAAAAACAGAACTTCCTTGTTGGCGTTTGGAAGCTCCACCAGTCATCGAACCTCCCGCATGGATAACGTCTCCTTCAAGAGACACAATCCGGTAACGGTTATCGAGTTTTTTGGCAATGGCCAAACCTGCCGTCAAGTTTTCAGAGATAATGGTTGTACCCAATAAGTTTTGTGCAATTCCCTTATACACTTCATCGTAGCCAACTAAATCCGAAGCAATCCCGATAAAACCTGACTCACTTTTCAAATCATGTTGGACATAATCTGGAATTTGACGGCCTTTAATAACGGTCAATGGATAAAAAGTCGCACGTCCAAGACGATTCGCCTTCAATACTTGAATCGCTTTGGAGGCTGTCTGAGGGTTATCTACAACGATATTTTGAATGGCATTTCCTAAAGCCGTGTCCACAGCTAACGTGTAGGCTTCCGGAACGTGGAACAACTCACCAACCGGACCATGTATACCGGGAAGCATGTCTTTACGTTTTAGAATTTCTTTAACGCCTTGGAAATAGCTTGCATATGAATCTTCCAACTCTTGTTGGCCCTCACGTCTTGCTTCTGCTTGTTGAATCCCACGCGCCAGCTCATTTAATTGGCGATTATAATCCAAAAAAGTATTTTCTGAATTCTCCAAATTTTGAACCAATTGACTTAAGCTTTTTCCGGTCAGTATTTTCTCGTTCGTCTTTTCCGTTACAGTATGCGTATAAGCTTCAACAGCTGCTTGAGTGAGCTTGATTTTTTCTTCACGCTCACGAAAACGTCTTAACAAGACTGCGGAACGCTCCGCCAAATGGGACTCTTCACGTTCATTCTGAACAATTATATTACGGTTCGTTGATTGGGCTTGTAGTTTCTCGATATACGTATCTCGTAATTCTTGCAACCATTTATTTTTATCTTGAGACAGATGGTTTTCTTTCCCTTGTAAACTGCTTACTTCTTTTTGCAATGCTTTACGAAGCGTCGTTTTTTCTTTTAATAGCTCTGACAGCTCGCTCACACGTTTTTTTTCTGTCTCAATAAACCGTTGTTTCTCATCAAGAACGCGGCCTTGTTCTTCTTTATTCTTGGCAGAGAAATCCGCTTTTTGAGCGAGTATGTTTTTTTGTCCCTCCAACTGCTCAATTTTACGAACAGTTGCAACATACTCGTCTTGCAGAAGATTCAACTCACGTTCAAACAAGGAGCTATTATGCTTAAGAGCGCTCAAATCTTCCTTCAAGCTAATCTGACGCTTCTCTTTTGCACTGATTTCCTTCTCAGATTCTTCGATATCTTTTTTCGCTGTTTGCCACTGTTCATTCAAACCGGTGATTTCCACTGCCAATAAAGCAATTTCTATATCACTCAATTGTTTTTTCTTCTCTTGATAAGAAACCGCTGTATCTCGTTGCTTCTCTAACGGAGCCATTTGATTTTCGATTTCATGTAAGATATCCTGAACGCGGTCCAAATGATCCATCGTTTCGGATAATTTTCTTTCTGCACTTGTTTTACGGTTTTTATACTTGGCAACACCAGCAGCATCCTCAAATATAGCGCGACGTTCTTCCGGTTTATTTTGGAATATCTGCTCTACTTTCCCTTGTGAAATCATTGAGAAAGAGTCCTTGCCTACTCCAGAGTCCATAAGTAAGTCCGTGATGTCTTTGAGACGACACGGCTTCCGATTAATAAAGCAATCAGAATCACCATTGCGATTAATCCGTCTGGTTAGACTCACTTCTGAAAAGTCGAGCGGTAACGTCCGATCTTCATTGTTAAAAATGAGGGTTACTTCTGCGATATTAATTGGCTTACGTGACTGGGAGCCCGCAAAAACAATGTCATTCATTTTTTTACCACGTAGATTTTTTGCTGACTGTTCTCCCAATACCCAACGGACTGCTTCAGAAAGATTACTCTTCCCGCTACCGTTTGGGCCGACAATAGCTGTCACGCCCTTATCAAATTCGATAACGGTTTTATCTGCAAAGGACTTAAATCCCGTCATTTCAATTCTCTCTAAATGCAAATAAAACATCCTTTCCAGCTGTGTTTATCCTTTATTCGTCAATGCTTGGTAAGCAACCCGTGCCGCAGCCTGCTCAGCAGCTTTTTTGCTCGTACCTGCACCTTTTCCTAATTCTTTTCCGTCGGCCTCTACTGCCACTTCAAAGCGCTTGGCATGCGAAGGGCCATCTTCTAGTAATAGAACATATTTGATTGAAATATCTCCATTTTTTTGTAATTCTTCTTGCAACAATGTTTTGAAATCCATCGCATGTGAAAAAGCATCCTCTTTTATGGAGTCGAGAACCACTTGTTTGATAAATTTTTGGGCGGCATTCATTCCTTGGTCCAAGAATAAAGCACCAATAAAGGCTTCAAACAAATCACACAAAAGTGCGGGTCTCTTCCGACCATTCATATTCTCTTCCCCTTTTCCAAGGCGAATATAATTATCGAAGCGGCATTCATGTGCAAAATGAGCTAAACTCGGCTCACATACAATTTGCGCACGCAGACGTGTCAGCTTTCCTTCTGGCCAATTCGAATAATGATGGAATAGAAATTCCGATACCGCAATCTCCAAAACAGCATCCCCTAAAAATTCCAAACGCTCATTGTGTTTCATTCTCTGGTGACGATGCTCATTCACATATGATGAATGGGTAAATGCCTCTACTAACAACATTTCATTCTTAAACTGAATCCCATACTCATCCTCAATCATTTTTATTAATTCTTTCATTCTGTATCCTCCTCCCATGTCATTAAAAATCCGTACCTTTTCATTATACGCCAAATTAAGCCATTTTTCATTAAAAGATGGCGAATATAATCACGTACGACTGGCTACTATCCAATTAAAAAAGGACTGAGATTTCTCTCAGTCCATAAGATTAGGTTCGGTTATGTTAG
This genomic interval from Jeotgalibaca porci contains the following:
- the smc gene encoding chromosome segregation protein SMC; translated protein: MHLERIEMTGFKSFADKTVIEFDKGVTAIVGPNGSGKSNLSEAVRWVLGEQSAKNLRGKKMNDIVFAGSQSRKPINIAEVTLIFNNEDRTLPLDFSEVSLTRRINRNGDSDCFINRKPCRLKDITDLLMDSGVGKDSFSMISQGKVEQIFQNKPEERRAIFEDAAGVAKYKNRKTSAERKLSETMDHLDRVQDILHEIENQMAPLEKQRDTAVSYQEKKKQLSDIEIALLAVEITGLNEQWQTAKKDIEESEKEISAKEKRQISLKEDLSALKHNSSLFERELNLLQDEYVATVRKIEQLEGQKNILAQKADFSAKNKEEQGRVLDEKQRFIETEKKRVSELSELLKEKTTLRKALQKEVSSLQGKENHLSQDKNKWLQELRDTYIEKLQAQSTNRNIIVQNEREESHLAERSAVLLRRFREREEKIKLTQAAVEAYTHTVTEKTNEKILTGKSLSQLVQNLENSENTFLDYNRQLNELARGIQQAEARREGQQELEDSYASYFQGVKEILKRKDMLPGIHGPVGELFHVPEAYTLAVDTALGNAIQNIVVDNPQTASKAIQVLKANRLGRATFYPLTVIKGRQIPDYVQHDLKSESGFIGIASDLVGYDEVYKGIAQNLLGTTIISENLTAGLAIAKKLDNRYRIVSLEGDVIHAGGSMTGGASKRQQGSSVFSRKNNIEKLTAYIDEKTTVYKKLEQQHHALQADVSGFQKKKEQLQETARQSAFELEKAQESLTREQGVLALLKKEHTAEEFDLKEIKQQQEEVTKLLREARDTRDVLAEQVVRLKQDMSDSTLNEEERQKLLQGIQAELGLKQQELAVLKEQEKQLHREIETVQTSIEKEQNTIKAIEENIQLVSQQESSEFQTVEDVLHSLEEAQATKAKLDTITAEKRANKHDLDEHSEEKTEELNALSEMIQNALEKLAKLESNSGRLESSIDHHLNRLLEAYGMNYESAIANHSLSLPIAEAKQAVNMLKVEIEALGPINMAAIEEYERISERHGFLSEQQTDLLTARQSLLTTMEDMDEEVSQRFMTTFNAIKEQFEKTFPKLFGGGKATITMSDASNILETGIDIIAQPPGKKLQHLSLLSGGEKAFTAIALLFAIIEVSPVPFCILDEVEAALDEANVVRFGKYLASFENETQFIVITHRKGTMEEADVLYGVTMQDSGVSRLASVKFGEYEEE
- the rnc gene encoding ribonuclease III; translated protein: MKELIKMIEDEYGIQFKNEMLLVEAFTHSSYVNEHRHQRMKHNERLEFLGDAVLEIAVSEFLFHHYSNWPEGKLTRLRAQIVCEPSLAHFAHECRFDNYIRLGKGEENMNGRKRPALLCDLFEAFIGALFLDQGMNAAQKFIKQVVLDSIKEDAFSHAMDFKTLLQEELQKNGDISIKYVLLLEDGPSHAKRFEVAVEADGKELGKGAGTSKKAAEQAAARVAYQALTNKG